The following proteins come from a genomic window of Canis lupus dingo isolate Sandy chromosome 20, ASM325472v2, whole genome shotgun sequence:
- the JUNB gene encoding transcription factor JunB, with protein MCTKMEQPFYHDDSYAAAGYGRAPGGLSLHDYKLLKPSLALNLADPYRSLKAPGARGPGPEGSGGSSYFSGQGSDTGASLKLASSELERLIVPNSNGVITTTPTPPGQYFYPRGGGSGGGAGGAGGGVTEEQEGFADGFVKALDDLHKMNHVTPPNVSLGASSGPPAGPGGVYAGPEPPPVYTNLNSYSPASAPSGGAGAAVGTGSSYPTATISYLPHAPPFAGGHPAQLGLGRGASTFKEEPQTVPEARSRDATPPVSPINMEDQERIKVERKRLRNRLAATKCRKRKLERIARLEDKVKTLKAENAGLSSTAGLLREQVAQLKQKVMTHVSNGCQLLLGVKGHAF; from the coding sequence ATGTGCACTAAAATGGAACAGCCCTTCTACCACGACGACTCATACGCAGCGGCGGGATACGGCCGGGCTCCGGGCGGCCTTTCTCTACACGACTACAAACTCCTGAAACCCAGCCTGGCGCTCAACCTGGCCGACCCCTACCGAAGTCTCAAAgcccccggggcgcggggcccgggacCAGAGGGCAGCGGTGGCAGCAGCTACTTTTCCGGCCAGGGTTCGGACACAGGCGCGTCGCTCAAGCTTGCCTCATCGGAGCTGGAGCGCCTGATCGTCCCCAACAGCAACGGAGTGATCACGACGACACCCACGCCCCCGGGACAGTACTTTTACCCCCGCGGGGGAGGCAGCGGCGGAGgtgcggggggcgccgggggcggtGTCACCGAGGAGCAGGAGGGCTTCGCAGACGGCTTTGTCAAAGCGCTGGACGACCTGCACAAGATGAACCACGTGACGCCCCCCAACGTGTCCCTGGGCGCCAGCTCGGGGCCCCCGGCTGGGCCCGGGGGCGTCTACGCCGGCCCGGAGCCACCTCCAGTCTACACCAACCTCAACAGCTATTCCCCAGCCTCTGCGCCCTCTGGAGGCGCCGGGGCCGCCGTCGGGACTGGGAGCTCGTACCCGACGGCCACCATCAGCTACCTCCCACACGCGCCACCCTTCGCTGGCGGCCACCCGGCGCAACTGGGCCTGGGCCGAGGAGCCTCCACCTTCAAGGAGGAACCGCAGACCGTGCCTGAGGCGCGCAGCCGCGACGCCACGCCACCGGTGTCCCCCATCAATATGGAAGACCAGGAGCGCATCAAAGTGGAGCGCAAGAGGCTGCGGAACCGGCTGGCGGCCACCAAGTGCCGGAAGCGGAAGCTGGAGCGCATCGCGCGCCTGGAGGACAAGGTGAAGACACTCAAGGCCGAGAACGCGGGGCTGTCGAGCACTGCTGGGCTCCTCCGGGAGCAGGTGGCCCAGCTCAAACAGAAGGTCATGACCCACGTCAGCAACGGCTGCCAGCTGCTGCTCGGGGTCAAGGGACACGCCTTCTGA